The DNA sequence ACGTTTATGTCAATTAAGATACTTATGCTTAATAAATACGCATTCTATTATAATTCGAGTTATGTAGCCAATTCTGCAATTCCTAATGAAAAGAATTTACTCAAAAACCATTTCAAATATTGGGTTAGtgggatttttttcatctttcacaATGAACGTAAGTCCAGTTATAGTGAACTCTTATGCTTATAGCTGATTTATACCTGAGTAAACTATGAATATAGATATCCTGGTGTTTTAAACTTTCCAGCTATCTTATGATTCTTAAGCATACATGTTTCAAAAACAAAGATgcagataatattttttttattttaatacaacttttttctttattcaataagttgcttttaattttaaaatatgatgtaTCAAACACTATTAATGGAATTCTTTCTTCTGAGATTTACTGAGAGCCAGATGCTATTGAGGCTATATGCTGTGCTCTTCTTACTGATCTACCTAGTGACCATAGTGGAGAATTTAATTATCATCCTGCTCAAAATTCTTGACCAATGCCTCCACACTCCAATGTACTTTTTCCTAAAGCACTTATCCTTCTTAGATATGTGTCTCATTTCAGCCACAACCCCCAAATCCATCCTCAACTCCATCACCTTCACTGAATCCATCTCTTTTCTGGGATGTGTGTTACAGCTCTTCCTTGTGGTACTGATGTCTGGGTCTGAGATTGGGATTCTCACTGCAATGTCCTATGACCGCTATATTGCCATCTGTTGCCCACTGCATTATGAGGCTGTTATGAGCAAAGGGGTCTGTGTCCAGCTGGTGTTTGTCTCCTGGATAAGTGGAGGGGACTTTGGAATCTTGTACTCAGCTGGGacattctctttatatttttgtggGTCCACTAGGATACATCAACTATTTTGTGATGTATCTGCCCTACTGAAGCTCACTTGTTCTGTGGAACATGTGGCTATTAATGTCAGTGTGGCCATTGGTGTCTGTTATGGATTTTCATGTTTAGTTTGCATTGTGGTCtgttatgtttatattttctccACTGTGTTAAATATCCCAACCAGACAGAAGCAGTATAAAGCTTTTTCTACCTGCTTGCCTCACCTCATGGTGGTGAGTACTTTCCTTTAACAGGTGCTATTGCTTATTTAAAGCCAACCTCTGATACGCCTTCTCTTCCTGACTTGCTCATGTCTATGTTCTATTCTGTGGTACCTCCCACCTTGAACCCTATTATCTACTGTCTGAGGAGTGAAGATATTAAATCAGCTCTTGTTAAAGTCCTTTTGAGATTAGCTGATTATATTACAGGAAAATATTGAACATTTGTTGAAATTAAagttcagcaaaaaaaaaaaaaagaagaagaagaaagaaattaaaattaagctacacatttttatttggcttaaaaatatctttctatggagtgaaaattttgaaaacagatGCTTGAAATGTTGCTCCTTTTCATATTGCTTCAGTTGTGTTCtgaataaaatattgtttaaaaaaaaagttgtcaaaaGGAGTGGAGTAATAGAAAGATGATGAAATTTGAAGGTAGGAAGtaagtataatttctttttatattcctcAATTAAATAGCTGTTTGGGATTATTTCTATGAAAGATCAATAATATATCAAGGAGAGTTTCAGTAATGATCTCaggttgccatttttttttcatatcagaGAGACAGTAGGACATGAGTGGGGGAgtcagaggtagaaggagaagcagactcaaaGCTGAGCAAAGATCCAGACactgggttcaatcccagaaccccaggataatgaactgagccaaaggcaggtgttttttttttccattttatttattttttcagcgtaacagtattcattgtttttgcacaacacccagtgctccatgcaaaacgtgccctccacattccccaccacctgttcccccaacctcccacccctgacccttcaaaaccctcaggttgtttttcagagtccatagtctcttatggtttgcctccccttccaatttttttttaataaacatataatgtatttttatccccaggggtacaggtctgtgaatcgccaggtttacacacttcacagcactcacgatagcacataccctccccaatgtccatagcctcctccccctctcccaatcccaccttcccccagcaacccccagtttgttttgtgagattaagagtcatttatgatttgtctccctcccaatcccatcttgtttcatttattcttctcctatccccctaccccccccatgttgcttctccatgtcctcatatcagggagatcatatgatagttgtctttctccaattgacttatttcactaagcatgatacgctctagttccatccacgtcgtcgcaaatgacaagatttcatttcttttgatggctgaaaagtattccattgtgtatatataccacatcttcttgatccattcatctgttgatggacatctaggttctttccatagtttggctgttgtagacattgctgctataaacatttgggtacacgtgccccttcggatcactatgtttgtatctttagggtaaattaccagtagtgccattgctgggtcatagggtagttctattttcaacattttgaggaacctccatgctgttttccagagtggttgcaccagcttgcattcccaccaacagtggaggagggttcccctttctccacatcctcgccagcacctgaaatttcctgacttgttaattatagccattctgactggtgtgaggtgatatctcatggtggttttgatttgtatttccctgatgccgagtgatgtggagcactttttcatgtgtctgttggccatctggatgtcttctttgcagaaatgtctgttcatgtcctctgcccatttcttgattggattgttctttgggtgttgagtttgctaagttccttatagattttgaatactagccctttatctgatatgtcatttgcaaatatcttctcccattctgtcagttgtcttttggttttgttaactgtttcctttgctgtgcaaaagcttttgatcttgatgaaatcccaatagttcatttttgcccttgcttcccttgcctttgccgttgttcttaggaagatgttgctgcggctgaggtcgaagaggttgctgcctgcattctcctcaaggatttggatggattcctttctcacattgaggtccttcatccatttggagtctattttcgtgtgtggtgtaaggaagtggtccaatttcatttttctgcatgtggctgtccaattttcccagcaacatttattgaagaggctgtcttttttccattggacattctttcctgctttgtcgaagatgagttgaccatagagttgagggtcgatttctgggctctctattctgttccactgatctatgtgtctttttttgtgccagtaccatgctgtcttgatgatgacagctttgtaatagagcttgaagtccggaattgtgatgccaccaactttggctttgttcttcaatattcctttggctattcgaggtcttttctggttccatataaatttgaggattatttgttccatttctttgaaaaaaatggatggtattttgatagggattgcattaaatgtgtagattgctttaggtagcatggacattttcacaatatttattcttccaatccaggagcattgaacatttttccatttctttgtgtcttcctcaatttctttcatgagtactttataattttctgtgtatagattcttagtctctttggttaggtttattcctaggtatcttatagatttgggtaccattgtaaatgggattgactccttaatttctctttcttctgtcttgttgttggtgtacagaaatgcaactgatttctgtgcattgattttatatcctgacactttactgaattcctggacaagttctagcggttttggagtggagtcttttgggttctccacatatagtatcatatcatctgcgaagagtgatagtttgacttcttctttaccaatttggatgcctttaatttctttttgttgtctgattgctgaggctaggacttctagtactatgttgaatagcagtggtgataattgacatccctgccgtgctcctgaccttagcggaaaagctttcagtttttctccattgagaatgatatttgcagtgggtttttcatagatggctttgataataatgaggtatgtgccctctatccctacactttgaagagttttgatcaggaagggatgctgtacttagtcaaatgctttttcagcatctattgagagtatcatatggttcttgttctttcttttcttaatgtgttgtatcacattgattgatttgcggatgttgaaccaaccctgtagctctggaataaatcccacttgatcatggtgaataatccttttaatgtactgttgaatcctattggctagtattttggcgagaatttttgcgtctgtgttcatcaaggatattggtctgtagttgtcttttttggtgggatccttgtctggttttgggatcaaggtgatgctggcctcatagaatgagtttggaagttttccttccatttctattttttggaacagtttcaggagaataggaattagttcttctttaaatgtttggtagaattcccctgggaagccgtctggccctgggcttttgtttgtttggagatttttgatgactgtttcaatctccttactggttatgggcctgttcaggttttctatttcttcctggttccgttgtggtagtttatatgtctctaggaatgcatccatttcttccggattggccaatttgttggcgtagagttgctcatagtatgttcttataattgtctgtatttctttggtgttcgttgtgatctctcctccttcattcatgattttattgatttgggtcctttctcttttctttttgatgagtctggccaggggtttatcaatcttattgattctttcaaagaatgaatctcctagtttcattgattttttctattgttttttttttttgttgttgtttctatttcattgatttctggtctgatctttatgatttctcttctcctgctgggtttaggatttctttcttgttctttctccagctcctttacgtgtagggttaggttgtgtacttgagaactttcttgtttcttgagaaaggcttgtaccattatatatttttctctcaggactgcaaAGGCAGGTGTTTAAGCAACCTAAGCCATTCAGGTACCCCTCAGATAGTCAGTTGTtactgaaagtatttttttttcttatattcctttATTCTCTATCTTAATTATATGGACATtattaaggttttgtttttgtttttgtttttgtttttaatcttacaTCTTCAATGATTTGGACTCCTGTACTGACCTACATATACATGAGATTTTAATTCCTCCAAAAGTGTCATCTTTCTTGACATTTCATTTGTATCATTTTTAGTATCCTACATTTTacatctctattttatttattccacttTATATCATTTGGTTTTCGATATCTGACtggaattttattaattaattaatttatttatttatatttaaataggcaccacacccagtgtggagcccaacatggggcttgcactgagaccctgagatccagaccagAAATGAGAAGCAGAGTCAGTAcattttaccaactgagccatacaAGCAccctgaaattttcattttagtttaagTTGATTTTGACCAAATTTTGtagttttggaaaataatttactcACAAGCTTCTGTTATTTGACTTATATATGTTTGATAATGGATTTTATAAAGTTACTCCTATATTTAAGAAGAAGATGATTCTCTtgcatctttgtttcttttgattaaaatcctatttttgtattcatatattttttcctctttatataaATTAACTTTTACTTAATATGTTGATGATAGAATTTGGGctaattgttgttttttaataatgttgaaaTTTATGAAACTATCATCTGGCACTGTTTGTTTTATTGTGATAAATCCCACATCCACCTTTTCCAGATTTCAGTAtcatataaaattcaaatatcctaaatatttaaaattattttcactttttactccAGAAAACTATCTTGTCACTTTTATCCTTCTCACTGCTTCCTCCACAtactctttattaaaataaaaattatttgtcgATGACCTTCATATCAGACACTTCATTGTGCACCATCTCTACTAATGTTTCCATCCAATATGAAGTGACATGAATATAGTTAAACAGATGGAAAATGGAGACTGAGGGAAGATAGGTTATACATTTTCAATTATATGGCTCCTAACATAGAGACatcaaagaaaaactttcttCTCTGTAGCATACCTTTCAAGTTCTATAGACTCATCAATTAATTTATGAAGCTTTATATTATCCTCTTAATGAAATCTACTTGTCCAAATTAGACCCATATTTCAAAGTCTAagttaagtaaaattttaaaggattttatttgtttatttgacagagaggaagagataacaagtaggcagagaaataggctgagggaaagggggaagcaggctctttgctgagcagagagccagatgcagggcttgatcccaagaccctgagatcatgacctgaggcatagacagaggcttaacccactgagccaccagggtgccaTTAAATAAGGTATTGATAGAATTACTAGAGCACTTACTTAATTGCATATTTCCCAATCTCCAAATCCTAGTACATAGTTGATGGAAATAGTTTTGATTACCTCTTCTAGTGAGACTCATACATATAGTTCATTAAAAAGCTCATATATTCCTCTAAGTAGAGCAGAATAAAGTACCAAAAGTTTTGTAGATATGACATTGGAAGGACAAATTAatacagaaataaagaagacacGCACTAAATTAAGAACAtctgttttttttatatttagcattacaaaaatttaaagagTAAGTCTTGAAAGACAGAATGATACCCAAAACTCATAACCAGCCACCATTTGACTCagacttttaaaatctttctacaaatcaataaagaaaagcaTTGATAGACTAAAAATAGGGGAAAcccaacatttaaaaacatgttcaatatcattaatcataagggaaattcaaattaaaaacagtgAAATATGTATGTAAACCCACTACATTGGCTAAAATTAAAGAACAACCAAATGCCAAGTGGTCCTAAAATTTTGCAGCCACTGGAACTATCATAAGAAAATAACTTGAAGTAAAAGTTGATGCAACCACACTGCAAAACAAGTTGAAATTATTTAGTTTTATGATATGTATAAACCTTAAACAAGTAATTACATTGCTAGAAAGACCTATGAAATACCTATGAGacctgttagaatgactgttttcaaagataagaaaataGCCAATGCTGGGAAcaatatggagaaaaatgaacacgTGCACGTTGAACACTTTTGGAAATGTGAATCAGTATAaccagtatggaaaacagtatggaggttaacaaaattaaaaataaaactataaaatgatccaacaattccacttctggctaTTATCCTAAGGAACATAATCACTAACTCAAAATGACATATGCATCTCCAATTTCATTTCAATAGTTTTACCTTAACCAAGACACAGAACCATCTATCTGTtacttaattatatatttatggatgaatgaataaataaaatgtgatatacatATGGAATGGAATCatagtcagccataaaaataatatattactatTTGTTACAACATGCGTGGATCTTAAagccattatgctaagtgagaagTCAGAAGTCAGTCaaacagtgaaagacaaatactgtatgatatcacttttatgtggaatctgaaaaagcaCATGGTGAGacaatttcttctcattttattcaaTGATAAAAATTGCATAAGTAAAATTTCAAGTGATCTGTTACTCAATGTATCTCATATCAAACAGCCTCTGGCATTTGGCTCACCGTGGAAGCCCACATTCTGTGGGGAAACAGTCAAAGTACTAGTGTTGGATATTTGATTCAAATTCCAACTTATAgagtatattaaataaatgttttaatgtgtcaaaaataataaataaatgtgtttacaCCATGTCAAATTCAGACTTTTCCACACACTTAGTAAAACCTATCCAGAAGCTTTctaaaagcaaatcaaaactgAATTGTTTCAACTTATGAAGTAAAAAATGCTTTTCCAGATGTAAAAGTCTTCTTTTGAAATGAGGTTGAAAAactatttctgtttatttctatttGAATCATTATTGGGATAGTGAAGATTAGGGGCAAATGATTATTATGTCATGATAGAAAGGACATATAAGCTTGCATGATTTCAATAGCTGTGCCTGTCCCCATCTAATGCATTCAAATATATTATACTATGTGatatcatcatcataatcaccatcatcataatcatcataatcatcaccatcatcagtAATAATATACTGCATGTTTAGAGTTTCATGGAGTAGACAAAGGAGGACCAAGATGATGGAGAAAATATCTCATAGAAAAATTGCCAAAGTAATAAGATCTATTATCATAACAGTCTATTAACTAAAGATACATGGCTTGTTCTTAAATGCTTTTATGCTAGGTGTTCATTCAAAATTCACTTAATGTATTCATGTAATGTGAtgtttattttcctgaaaaatacataattaaatttcttgtgtatttgaaaataatagaaatgaactgatatcagaaaggatgaatacccaacttttgtatcaacatggatgggaccagaggagattattctgagtgatggaataaaaaataaaaataaattaaagtgatggagacataatattccattgtatataaggaccatatctttatccattcatctgttgaagggcatcatggctctttccacagtttggtgattgtgatattgctgctatgaactttggggttaagatagcccttcttttcactgcatctttCATTGCTATCATTTTTGTCAATACATTAAATACTCATTTGCTCAAGAAATTGATGATTACCTTTTCTATTTGCAACATCATTATCTGGCTCCTAGGACCTTTCACCGTTGTAAATTTCTTCATTTACCAGTCTCTAAATTTCTGGTGTTACTTGCAGGATTTTAGACACTTTGTTCcttttatattacatatgttcATCGGTTTAATTACTTCTCACATCTGACAATATCTGTGACCTCAATTACCTTCCAGAATCTGAAACTAAATatgttttagtcttttttttctttatatgtcaAGTTGTTTCACATTGCATGCACCAAATTGTGCTCACTATATTGCATGTAATTTTCCCACTACTCAAACTTTACCCCTTTCAACAGGCTTCATGACTTTTTTATATCTTAGGGAATGTGACCAATGCCCATTTATTTGTCTAAACTTGAAATCAAGACATGAGAGTCTCTAAggtttctttgttctttaaatCTAGTAAGTTAACACATACTTTTCATCCCTCAGTATCcaactttttaataaatatttgttttaaaccTAATATATGCCAGGGATAGTTATAGAAACAGAACCAtcagagaaaaatatacattattttagtTTCATGGGGTTTACATTCTACAGAAAGTGATAAATAATACTCAAGTTTACTAGTAG is a window from the Meles meles chromosome 16, mMelMel3.1 paternal haplotype, whole genome shotgun sequence genome containing:
- the LOC123927120 gene encoding LOW QUALITY PROTEIN: olfactory receptor 14K1-like (The sequence of the model RefSeq protein was modified relative to this genomic sequence to represent the inferred CDS: inserted 1 base in 1 codon), which codes for MMYQTLLMEFFLLRFTESQMLLRLYAVLFLLIYLVTIVENLIIILLKILDQCLHTPMYFFLKHLSFLDMCLISATTPKSILNSITFTESISFLGCVLQLFLVVLMSGSEIGILTAMSYDRYIAICCPLHYEAVMSKGVCVQLVFVSWISGGDFGILYSAGTFSLYFCGSTRIHQLFCDVSALLKLTCSVEHVAINVSVAIGVCYGFSCLVCIVVCYVYIFSTVLNIPTRQKQYKAFSTCLPHLMVVSTFLXTGAIAYLKPTSDTPSLPDLLMSMFYSVVPPTLNPIIYCLRSEDIKSALVKVLLRLADYITGKY